One part of the Dysidea avara chromosome 10, odDysAvar1.4, whole genome shotgun sequence genome encodes these proteins:
- the LOC136236902 gene encoding mitotic-spindle organizing protein 1-like, translating to MSGKPAAKKAAQDGQLSETREAMKTVREISRLLKTGLDDNSLRICVQLCEAGVNPEALATVIQELRREAAALKEDDRPSGR from the exons ATGTCAGGAAAACCTGCTGCCAAAAAAGCCGCCCAAGACGGACAGTTGTCAGAGACTAGAGAAGCAATGAAAA CTGTAAGAGAAATATCTCGGCTTCTGAAGACTGGGCTAGATGACAACTCGCTGAGGATTTGTGTGCAGCTGTGCGAAGCTGGAGTAAATCCTGAAGCATTAGCTACTGTCATTCAGGAATTGAGGAGGGAAGCAGCAGCATTAAAG
- the LOC136236328 gene encoding uncharacterized protein has protein sequence MKFAEQYLRHLPMNIHAGTVHDLRIEMAKEILNNSEPIEEHCRTCSFTATKAQDWIGCGTCESWYHLNCVNRHISIKLNPEDIPIVNFIGPCCSTGATYVIDFM, from the exons ATGAAG TTTGCTGAACAATATTTAAGACATTTACCAATGAACATCCATGCTGGAACAGTTCACGATTTAAGAATAGAGATGGCAAAAGAAATACTTAACAATTCAG AACCCATAGAAGAGCATTGCAGGACCTGCTCATTCACTGCTACTAAAGCACAGGATTGG ATTGGCTGTGGAACATGTGAATCGTGGTACCACCTGAATTGTGTCAACAGGCACATTAGCATTAAGTTGAATCCAGAGGATATACCTATAGTTAACTTTATTGGACCATGCTGTTCTACTGGTGCAACCTATGTAATTGACTTTATGTAA